In Deltaproteobacteria bacterium, a genomic segment contains:
- a CDS encoding radical SAM protein: MKKKVRQSVNIMKFVCGGIKPTAGPLKVQWDVLWRCNSKCLTCDRWQEKEGREIMPFEREKRLLEELAALGTFSVAFSGGEPFLRKDMCDLIKFAKGLGLTVSLNSNALLIKESLAEKIIDSNLDMIYFSLDGGRAETNDYIRGIKGGFEKTFKAVKLLREKRNEKPKIFINCTVNNKNVSELPELVRACCEAGVDGITIQPAHSCDEMGFYMPDELKLSHENIPLFNRELGKLMRDYSHLFPMMEDYFKYFGTFIENPAELYKFRCVAAYTTVQIHPNGDVYSCPVAFEKMGSLMDASFKEVWFSQKADDLRRKVKKGDHPMCWFTCVAPVNIFLSYFHPLRLYKLMNPKLMSHILYKMGG; the protein is encoded by the coding sequence ATGAAAAAGAAAGTCAGGCAATCCGTTAATATTATGAAGTTTGTATGTGGCGGCATTAAGCCCACTGCGGGGCCCCTTAAAGTCCAGTGGGATGTGCTTTGGCGCTGCAATTCCAAATGTCTTACCTGTGACCGGTGGCAAGAGAAAGAGGGCCGGGAGATCATGCCTTTTGAAAGAGAGAAAAGGCTGCTCGAAGAATTGGCTGCCCTGGGAACGTTCAGTGTTGCCTTTTCAGGCGGTGAGCCTTTTCTAAGAAAAGATATGTGTGATTTGATTAAATTTGCCAAAGGCCTGGGGCTTACGGTGAGTCTGAACAGTAATGCGCTTTTGATCAAGGAAAGTCTTGCTGAGAAAATAATCGATTCCAATCTCGATATGATCTATTTTTCGCTTGATGGCGGAAGGGCGGAGACCAACGATTACATCAGGGGAATAAAGGGCGGCTTTGAAAAAACCTTTAAAGCTGTTAAGTTATTGCGCGAGAAAAGAAATGAAAAGCCGAAGATCTTTATTAATTGCACGGTAAATAATAAAAATGTTTCCGAGCTGCCGGAACTTGTAAGGGCTTGCTGTGAGGCCGGCGTAGACGGCATAACGATTCAGCCTGCCCATAGCTGTGATGAGATGGGTTTTTATATGCCTGACGAACTTAAATTGAGCCATGAAAATATCCCCCTTTTCAACAGAGAGTTGGGTAAGCTCATGAGAGATTATAGCCATCTTTTTCCCATGATGGAGGACTATTTCAAATACTTTGGCACTTTCATAGAAAACCCTGCGGAACTTTATAAGTTTCGCTGTGTTGCCGCCTATACAACAGTTCAGATCCACCCCAATGGCGATGTTTATTCCTGTCCCGTTGCCTTTGAGAAAATGGGGAGCCTGATGGATGCGTCTTTTAAGGAGGTTTGGTTCTCTCAAAAAGCTGATGATCTCAGGAGAAAGGTTAAGAAAGGTGATCATCCCATGTGCTGGTTCACCTGTGTTGCGCCGGTCAACATATTCCTTTCTTATTTTCATCCTCTAAGGTTATACAAGCTTATGAATCCGAAACTGATGAGTCATATATTGTATAAGATGGGCGGATAA
- a CDS encoding winged helix-turn-helix transcriptional regulator, whose translation MNDSRISIIESLYSVDFGSRYIYYVHNMNSKNNNETSYRYLQLLEEISKDEPLSQRDLSKRLGIAVGLVNSYIKNFVTKGYLRVKAFPKNRYKYLLTPKGLTEKTRLTYQHLHYFTNLYTTVRKDFRKIFLEMDKEGVRKVLFCGVDEVAEIAYLSMQETPLELVGVVDNEGVGQVFFNHEVGPLNIINAIEKDKILVTSLKRSNALVSSLEKNGIDRGIISYLGLDVEDLLSE comes from the coding sequence TTGAATGACAGCCGGATCAGCATAATCGAATCACTTTATTCTGTTGACTTTGGGTCGAGATATATTTATTATGTTCATAATATGAACAGTAAAAATAACAATGAAACTTCCTATCGCTATCTCCAACTTCTTGAAGAAATATCAAAAGATGAACCCTTGTCCCAGAGGGACTTGAGCAAAAGGCTCGGTATAGCAGTAGGGCTTGTTAATTCCTATATAAAAAACTTCGTTACTAAAGGTTATCTAAGGGTTAAAGCTTTCCCCAAAAATCGCTACAAATATCTTCTTACCCCAAAAGGGCTGACGGAAAAAACGCGGCTTACCTACCAGCATCTTCATTATTTTACAAATCTATATACAACAGTCAGGAAGGATTTTAGAAAGATTTTTCTTGAAATGGATAAAGAAGGGGTGCGGAAGGTATTATTTTGCGGCGTTGATGAGGTTGCTGAAATTGCCTACTTGTCTATGCAGGAAACACCACTGGAACTGGTGGGGGTGGTTGACAATGAGGGGGTGGGGCAGGTTTTTTTTAATCATGAGGTGGGGCCGCTAAATATAATAAATGCTATTGAAAAAGATAAAATTCTCGTTACTTCTTTGAAGAGAAGTAACGCTCTGGTTAGTTCTTTGGAAAAAAATGGCATAGATAGGGGAATAATAAGTTATTTAGGGTTAGATGTTGAAGATTTGTTGTCTGAATGA
- a CDS encoding HAD family hydrolase translates to MTKKAAVFLDRDGVINKKMPEDDYVKEWEEFIFLPGVFEAVSNIKGKGYLIIIITNQRCIARNIIDEDTLRGIHEKMVSEIQKHGGHIDSIYFCPHNIDDNCKCRKPEIGMISNALADFKKVDIEIDLEKSYMVGDSEKDIKAGNSAGVKTIRIGKKISIADFASNSLLDAVKFLQ, encoded by the coding sequence ATGACAAAAAAGGCAGCAGTTTTTTTGGATCGTGATGGTGTTATTAATAAAAAAATGCCGGAAGATGATTATGTTAAAGAATGGGAGGAATTCATTTTTTTACCCGGTGTTTTTGAGGCTGTAAGCAATATTAAGGGTAAAGGTTATTTAATTATTATTATTACAAATCAACGGTGTATAGCCAGGAATATAATTGATGAAGATACATTGAGGGGAATCCATGAAAAAATGGTAAGTGAAATACAAAAGCATGGTGGTCATATTGATTCCATTTATTTCTGCCCCCATAATATTGATGATAATTGTAAGTGCAGAAAACCTGAAATAGGCATGATTTCCAATGCACTAGCCGATTTTAAAAAGGTGGATATAGAGATTGACCTTGAAAAGAGTTATATGGTTGGTGATTCTGAAAAGGATATAAAGGCAGGTAACTCAGCAGGCGTTAAAACAATAAGAATTGGCAAAAAAATAAGTATCGCGGATTTTGCAAGCAACTCCCTGTTAGATGCCGTTAAATTTTTGCAATAA
- a CDS encoding GDP-mannose 4,6-dehydratase gives MKGDKNKRALITGVSGMVGSHLADYLLEHTDWDIHGMCRWRSPQDNLMHLLDRANEGDRLFFHYGDLRDYISLQNVVEEVKPDFVFHLAAQSYPQTSFTSPLDTMDTNIQGTERLLEALRRCPGLDPVIHVCSSSEVYGRVPKEKLPINEECTFHPASPYAISKVGTDLIGRYHAEAYGQQVMVTRMFTHTGPRRGDVFAESTFAKQIAMIEAGKIPPVIKVGNLDSLRTWSDVRDAVRAYYMLVTVNPNPGESYNIGGVYSCAVREMLDFLISISTYKGIEVETDPARLRPIDADLQVPDTAKFENHTGWKPEIPFEKTMQDLLDYWRSRVNSGESFLTR, from the coding sequence ATGAAGGGTGATAAGAATAAAAGAGCTTTAATAACCGGAGTTTCGGGGATGGTTGGTTCGCACCTTGCCGATTACCTGCTTGAGCATACCGATTGGGACATACACGGTATGTGTCGCTGGCGAAGCCCCCAGGACAATCTTATGCACCTCCTTGATCGAGCCAACGAGGGAGACCGTCTTTTTTTTCATTATGGTGATCTAAGGGACTATATATCTTTACAAAATGTCGTAGAAGAGGTGAAGCCGGATTTTGTTTTTCACCTGGCTGCCCAGAGTTATCCACAGACCAGTTTTACCTCCCCTCTTGATACGATGGATACAAACATACAGGGGACGGAGCGGTTACTGGAAGCATTAAGGCGTTGTCCGGGTCTGGACCCGGTAATACATGTATGTTCATCTTCGGAAGTATATGGCCGTGTACCAAAGGAGAAACTGCCAATAAATGAAGAGTGTACTTTTCATCCTGCTTCTCCTTATGCCATTTCCAAGGTGGGAACAGACCTGATCGGCAGGTATCATGCCGAGGCCTATGGGCAGCAGGTTATGGTTACCAGAATGTTTACTCATACGGGCCCAAGGCGTGGAGATGTTTTTGCCGAATCTACTTTTGCAAAACAGATTGCAATGATTGAAGCCGGGAAGATTCCACCGGTAATCAAGGTAGGAAACCTGGACTCTTTACGAACATGGTCTGATGTGAGGGATGCTGTTCGGGCTTATTATATGCTTGTTACGGTGAATCCGAATCCTGGTGAATCCTATAATATCGGGGGCGTGTATTCCTGTGCCGTTAGAGAAATGCTTGATTTTCTGATTTCCATCTCTACTTATAAGGGGATTGAGGTTGAAACAGATCCTGCCAGGTTGCGTCCCATAGATGCAGACCTGCAGGTACCGGATACTGCTAAATTTGAAAATCATACGGGATGGAAGCCTGAAATCCCCTTTGAAAAAACAATGCAGGATTTGCTCGATTACTGGCGATCTCGGGTCAACTCCGGTGAAAGTTTTTTAACGAGGTAA